A window from Felis catus isolate Fca126 chromosome B1, F.catus_Fca126_mat1.0, whole genome shotgun sequence encodes these proteins:
- the LOC123384987 gene encoding protein argonaute 12-like: protein MRGFGGGRHDGAAGGGGSASGRWAEGREGGAGEAKGRGRNAPGVTEGVARDRGRVSALHRGDPLCGRRCRAPGPPRRAVLRAPNPECGAPDSGGSPHRGLGPPTQRPLQVEARQAQARGGVRGRGLPASLATKLLRHRRSPGRFEREGMGPERDRA, encoded by the coding sequence ATGAGGGGATTCGGCGGGGGCCGACATGACGGCGCTGCTGGCGGCGGCGGCTCCGCTTCAGGGAGGTGGGCGGAGGGAAGGGAAGGCGGGGCCGGAGAGgcgaaaggaagaggaaggaacgCGCCTGGCGTCACCGAGGGAGTCGCCCGGGACCGCGGCCGGGTGTCGGCACTCCACCGGGGAGACCCGCTCTGCGGACGCAGGTGCCGGGCCCCTGGCCCGCCTCGTCGGGCCGTGCTGCGCGCCCCAAACCCTGAGTGCGGGGCTCCTGACTCGGGTGGCTCCCCGCACCGAGGCCTTGGGCCGCCGACGCAACGCCCCCTGCAGGTCGAAGCCCGGCAAGCTCAGGCTCGAGGCGGGGTCCGGGGCCGCGGCCTCCCCGCCAGCCTGGCGACTAAACTGCTCCGGCACCGGCGGAGCCCCGGTCGCTTTGAGAGGGAAGGGATGGGCCCCG